A single genomic interval of Primulina huaijiensis isolate GDHJ02 chromosome 7, ASM1229523v2, whole genome shotgun sequence harbors:
- the LOC140981253 gene encoding protein PTST homolog 2, chloroplastic-like isoform X1 yields MVLLISRHSRILITRNTFSRLNYSLNPSLISTRSPENWPQICKLSAVRGAQSFGFVKARRDKNFGGYLDESWCCLCRQSEGDLELEAEIMEFMKKSEKPTMFPTRDELARAGRMDLVESIKKIGGWYTLGWDEENVEKDMDFDIGEFQRRVERIEESVSMGEQDNCSWSGNDKEDVFSSSSDSNSENLNPTLLASSSPSGRSLEMNAAADTGIEGLLNRLEKQRSSNFGVDLEQFGYGTHATSKDEANNNHFGTSFDVARVDNGENGRHPTGHRHQGIHKSVDKMSPNSEPETWRNWSNQRAGFHYSEFEAAEISFEKNNVEHDRETYCDGLTAINGESGKAWDVSEEINLNHIKSRIQHLELELSTALRSLRSERENMTEEVDGISVGDFQKLSDEREFQENEFMSAQERLRSMRAKMAILEGKMAMAITDAQKIVEKKQEQIYRAHKAIQHLRDTCIVWHNSASEVLLTGSFDGWTTQRKMEKSETGIFSVSLMLYPGRYEIKFIVDGVWKVDRLRPIVNSSGYQNNLLIVT; encoded by the exons ATGGTCTTACTCATCAGCAGACATAGCCGTATCCTAATAACCCGCAACACATTCTCGCGTTTGAATTATTCTCTCAACCCTTCTCTGATTTCCACGCGTAGTCCCGAGAATTGGCCTCAAATTTGTAAACTAAGTGCTGTCAGGGGGGCGCAATCTTTCGGGTTTGTGAAAGCGAGGAGGGACAAGAATTTCGGGGGTTATTTAGATGAATCGTGGTGTTGTTTGTGTAGGCAGAGTGAAGGGGACTTAGAACTGGAGGCGGAAATTATGGAGTTCATGAAGAAATCTGAGAAACCGACGATGTTTCCGACTAGAGATGAGTTGGCTAGAGCTGGAAGAATGGATTTGGTGGAGTCGATAAAGAAGATAGGTGGGTGGTATACGCTTGGCTGGGACGAAGAAAATGTGGAGAAAGATATGGATTTTGATATTGGGGAGTTCCAGAGGAGGGTTGAGAGGATTGAGGAGAGCGTTTCTATGGGAGAACAAGACAACTGTTCTTGGTCTGGGAACGATAAGGAAGATGTCTTTTCCTCTAGTTCGGATTCTAATTCTGAGAATTTGAATCCCACGCTGCTGGCTTCTTCTTCGCCGTCGGGAAGATCCCT AGAGATGAATGCTGCTGCAGATACTGGCATTGAGGGACTATTGAATAGATTAGAGAAGCAGAGGAGTAGCAATTTTGGAGTGGATTTAGAGCAATTTGGATATGGAACTCATGCCACAAGTAAAGATGAGGCAAATAACAATCATTTTGGAACCTCTTTTGATGTGG CCAGGGTTGATAATGGAGAAAACGGCAGACATCCAACAGGTCACCGCCACCAAGGTATACATAAATCAGTTGACAAGATGAGCCCAAACTCTGAGCCGGAAACATGGAGAAATTGGAGCAATCAGCGGGCAGGGTTCCACTATTCAGAATTTGAAG CTGCTgaaatttcttttgaaaaaaacaACGTGGAACATGATAGAGAAACTTATTGTGATGGATTAACTGCAATTAATGGTGAATCTGGTAAAGCTTGGGATGTTTCTGAAGAGATTAATCTCAATCACATAAAAAGCCGCATTCAGCATCTAGAGTTAGAGCTCTCTACGGCTCTTCGTTCCTTGAGGTCTGAAAGGGAGAACATGACAGAGGAG GTAGATGGAATCTCTGTCGGTGATTTTCAGAAGCTTTCTGATGAACGAGAGTTCCAAGAGAATGAGTTCATGAGTGCGCAGGAGCGGTTGCGCTCAATGCGAGCCAAGATGGCTATATTAGAAGGGAAAATGGCAATGGCAATAAC TGATGCACAAAAGATAGTGGAAAAGAAGCAGGAACAGATATATAGAGCCCATAAAGCCATACAACATCTGCGGGATACATGCATAGTGTGGCATAATTCTGCTTCAGAGGTCCTATTAACTGGATCTTTTGATGGATGGACAACTCAG CGGAAGATGGAGAAATCAGAGACAGGAATCTTTTCTGTGAGCTTAATGCTGTATCCAGGTAGATATGAG ATTAAGTTCATAGTTGATGGTGTATGGAAAGTCGACCGTTTACGCCCCATTGTGAACAGTAGTGGCTATCAGAATAACCTTCTTATTGTTACATGA
- the LOC140981797 gene encoding protein NRT1/ PTR FAMILY 2.13-like, giving the protein MALESAQGKQNKELNSSFFCNKFHCFSSKFLSSKSPPPTRSSMPENGSKVSSPQQRKPGGWKAMPFVLGNETFERLASIGLIANFMMFLLTQLHMEQVLASNVVNIWSGVANFAPLVGAFISDAYTGRFTTIAYASFATFMGMLTLTIIAWVPQLHPPPCNVLQPTNPCQGPTKFQFGILAMALGFLSIGAGGVRPCSIPFGVDQFDSTTEEGRKGINSFFNWYYTTFTIVLIIALTLVVYIQDSVSWVWGFGILTVLMLCSISLFFAGTRLYVYVKPEGSVFSGIAHVVVAAYKKRKVNTSEAGGVDDTYYDPPAPKGTVTEKLRLTNKCRFLNKAAIITEGDMQSNGSISNSWRLCSVQQIEEFKCIIKIIPIWASGVICFTAIAQQGTFTMSQASKMDRRLTSNFKIPAGTLVVISMVTLGIWVPIYDRIVVPSVRKVTILEGGITLLQRMGIGLVFSVMSMVVAGLVERMRRDSAILHHRADGMAPITVFWLAPQLILMGFAEAFNIIGQIEFYNKEFPENMTSLANSLLSCTMAGASYLSALVVNVVHNTTGRKGRPDWLTKDINAGKVENLYFLIAGLGGLNLVYFLWVSRGYQYKTRMRIVRDEENNGTENFDVENNVVKQFV; this is encoded by the exons ATGGCTCTTGAATCGGCACAAGGAAAGCAAAACAAGGAATTGAATTCTTCCTTCTTTTGCAATAAATTTCATTGCTTCTCCTCTAAATTTCTATCTTCCAAGTCGCCACCGCCGACTAGGTCGTCTATGCCGGAAAATGGATCAAAGGTCTCATCCCCGCAGCAGAGAAAGCCTGGCGGATGGAAGGCCATGCCCTTCGTATTGG GTAATGAGACGTTTGAAAGATTGGCCTCCATTGGTTTGATTGCAAATTTTATGATGTTCTTGTTAACACAGCTTCACATGGAGCAGGTGTTGGCCTCAAATGTGGTGAATATATGGTCGGGAGTCGCAAATTTTGCACCCTTGGTGGGTGCATTTATTTCGGATGCCTACACCGGCAGATTTACCACCATCGCTTATGCTTCTTTTGCTACTTTCATG GGTATGTTAACATTGACTATTATAGCATGGGTTCCTCAGTTACACCCTCCACCATGCAACGTTCTACAACCCACAAACCCTTGCCAGGGTCCCACCAAGTTCCAATTCGGAATCCTGGCCATGGCTTTGGGGTTTTTGTCCATCGGCGCCGGTGGCGTTAGGCCATGCAGCATCCCATTCGGTGTCGACCAGTTTGATAGCACCACAGAAGAAGGACGAAAAGGGATCAACAGCTTCTTTAACTGGTATTACACCACATTCACAATTGTTTTAATCATTGCACTTACTCTGGTGGTGTATATTCAAGATTCTGTTAGCTGGGTTTGGGGTTTTGGCATCCTTACGGTGCTCATGCTCTGCTCGATCTCACTGTTTTTCGCGGGGACGAGGCTTTATGTGTACGTGAAGCCTGAAGGGAGTGTGTTCTCTGGGATAGCGCATGTGGTCGTGGCTGCATACAAGAAGCGGAAGGTGAACACTTCGGAAGCTGGGGGAGTCGATGATACATATTATGACCCGCCAGCGCCGAAGGGGACGGTTACGGAGAAGTTGCGTTTAACAAATAAATGCAG ATTCTTGAACAAAGCAGCCATAATAACAGAAGGTGACATGCAATCCAATGGATCCATCTCCAATTCATGGAGACTTTGCAGTGTCCAGCAAATCGAAGAATTCAAAtgcataatcaaaataattccAATATGGGCTTCCGGCGTCATCTGTTTCACTGCCATAGCACAACAAGGCACATTCACCATGTCCCAAGCCTCGAAAATGGACCGCCGACTCACCTCGAACTTCAAAATCCCTGCAGGTACACTCGTGGTCATATCCATGGTCACTTTAGGGATATGGGTACCCATATATGACAGGATTGTCGTGCCCTCGGTCCGTAAAGTCACAATACTCGAGGGTGGCATCACTCTACTCCAAAGAATGGGTATCGGGCTGGTTTTCTCTGTCATGTCGATGGTTGTGGCTGGTCTAGTCGAGCGCATGCGAAGGGATTCAGCTATCCTGCATCACAGGGCGGATGGGATGGCCCCGATTACCGTTTTCTGGCTAGCACCACAACTTATACTGATGGGATTTGCCGAAGCATTCAATATTATTGGACAAATTGAGTTTTATAACAAAGAGTTTCCTGAAAATATGACTAGCCTGGCTAATTCTTTGTTATCTTGTACAATGGCTGGAGCTAGTTACCTCAGTGCTCTAGTTGTCAATGTTGTGCATAATACGACAGGGCGGAAGGGGCGACCTGATTGGTTAACAAAGGATATCAATGCTGGGAAAGTTGAGAATTTGTATTTTCTTATTGCAGGGTTGGGTGGGTTGAATTTGGTGTACTTTCTTTGGGTGTCCAGAGGGTATCAGTATAAGACGAGGATGAGAATCGTTCGTGACGAAGAAAATAATGGTactgaaaattttgatgttGAAAATAATGTCGTGAAGCAATTCGTTTGA
- the LOC140981821 gene encoding homeobox-leucine zipper protein HAT5-like, with amino-acid sequence MEGEMTNGLSKNERISGAPEVLDSFWVSDSPSPSFLGSTTMLNFEDIQGKNNIEKPFLSKIDNKSDNSNEDFDECFRHQEKKRRLLPEQVQFLEKSFELENKLEPERKVKLAEELGLQPRQVAIWFQNRRARYKTKQLEKEYDSLKASFDLLKEDYDALYKENERLKIEVQFLEEKLPKMEPFDPTSPLDLQPTKKPIIAPNAATVMACKQEDASSSARSDVFDSDSPRYTDSVLVAELTDSSHATEPYASDEDDNIRRRLLPSSSFLPKLELQSYDDLQPNSCNLGFPVQDQGTWLWQC; translated from the exons ATGGAGGGTGAGATGACAAATGGTTTGTCGAAGAATGAAAGGATTTCTGGTGCTCCTGAGGTTCTTGATTCCTTCTGGGTTTCAGATTCTCCTTCCCCTTCTTTTCTAG GTTCTACCACAATGCTGAACTTCGAAGATATTCAAGGCAAAAACAATATTGAGAAGCCTTTCCTATCGAAGATTGACAATAAATCAGACAACAGCAACGAGGATTTTGACGAATGTTTCCGACATCAGGAGAAAAAGAGACGGCTCCTACCGGAGCAAGTCCAGTTTCTTGAAAAAAGTTTTGAATTGGAAAACAAACTTGAACCTGAGAGGAAGGTCAAGCTTGCTgaagaacttggtttgcagccTAGGCAAGTAGCCATTTGGTTTCAGAACCGACGAGCCCGGTACAAAACGAAGCAGCTAGAGAAAGAATATGACTCTTTAAAAGCAAGTTTCGATCTACTCAAGGAGGATTATGATGCCCTTTACAAAGAAAACGAGAGATTGAAGATCGAG GTTCAGTTTCTCGAGGAGAAGTTACCCAAGATGGAACCATTTGATCCCACGAGCCCACTGGACTTGCAACCTACAAAGAAGCCAATTATTGCACCAAATGCCGCAACAGTCATGGCTTGCAAGCAAGAAGATGCATCAAGCTCGGCGAGGAGCGACGTTTTCGACTCCGACAGCCCACGTTACACCGATTCGGTTTTGGTGGCCGAACTCACTGATTCTTCACATGCTACTGAACCATACGCTTCTGATGAAGATGACAATATCAGGAGGAGACTATTGCCATCCTCATCATTCTTGCCTAAACTTGAACTTCAATCTTACGATGATTTGCAGCCAAATTCATGCAATTTGGGGTTCCCTGTCCAAGATCAAGGCACTTGGCTGTGGCAATGTTGA
- the LOC140981253 gene encoding protein PTST homolog 2, chloroplastic-like isoform X2 has protein sequence MVLLISRHSRILITRNTFSRLNYSLNPSLISTRSPENWPQICKLSAVRGAQSFGFVKARRDKNFGGYLDESWCCLCRQSEGDLELEAEIMEFMKKSEKPTMFPTRDELARAGRMDLVESIKKIGGWYTLGWDEENVEKDMDFDIGEFQRRVERIEESVSMGEQDNCSWSGNDKEDVFSSSSDSNSENLNPTLLASSSPSGRSLEMNAAADTGIEGLLNRLEKQRSSNFGVDLEQFGYGTHATSKDEANNNHFGTSFDVARVDNGENGRHPTGHRHQGIHKSVDKMSPNSEPETWRNWSNQRAGFHYSEFEAAEISFEKNNVEHDRETYCDGLTAINGESGKAWDVSEEINLNHIKSRIQHLELELSTALRSLRSERENMTEEVDGISVGDFQKLSDEREFQENEFMSAQERLRSMRAKMAILEGKMAMAITDAQKIVEKKQEQIYRAHKAIQHLRDTCIVWHNSASEVLLTGSFDGWTTQSNGRLDCSGRWRNQRQESFL, from the exons ATGGTCTTACTCATCAGCAGACATAGCCGTATCCTAATAACCCGCAACACATTCTCGCGTTTGAATTATTCTCTCAACCCTTCTCTGATTTCCACGCGTAGTCCCGAGAATTGGCCTCAAATTTGTAAACTAAGTGCTGTCAGGGGGGCGCAATCTTTCGGGTTTGTGAAAGCGAGGAGGGACAAGAATTTCGGGGGTTATTTAGATGAATCGTGGTGTTGTTTGTGTAGGCAGAGTGAAGGGGACTTAGAACTGGAGGCGGAAATTATGGAGTTCATGAAGAAATCTGAGAAACCGACGATGTTTCCGACTAGAGATGAGTTGGCTAGAGCTGGAAGAATGGATTTGGTGGAGTCGATAAAGAAGATAGGTGGGTGGTATACGCTTGGCTGGGACGAAGAAAATGTGGAGAAAGATATGGATTTTGATATTGGGGAGTTCCAGAGGAGGGTTGAGAGGATTGAGGAGAGCGTTTCTATGGGAGAACAAGACAACTGTTCTTGGTCTGGGAACGATAAGGAAGATGTCTTTTCCTCTAGTTCGGATTCTAATTCTGAGAATTTGAATCCCACGCTGCTGGCTTCTTCTTCGCCGTCGGGAAGATCCCT AGAGATGAATGCTGCTGCAGATACTGGCATTGAGGGACTATTGAATAGATTAGAGAAGCAGAGGAGTAGCAATTTTGGAGTGGATTTAGAGCAATTTGGATATGGAACTCATGCCACAAGTAAAGATGAGGCAAATAACAATCATTTTGGAACCTCTTTTGATGTGG CCAGGGTTGATAATGGAGAAAACGGCAGACATCCAACAGGTCACCGCCACCAAGGTATACATAAATCAGTTGACAAGATGAGCCCAAACTCTGAGCCGGAAACATGGAGAAATTGGAGCAATCAGCGGGCAGGGTTCCACTATTCAGAATTTGAAG CTGCTgaaatttcttttgaaaaaaacaACGTGGAACATGATAGAGAAACTTATTGTGATGGATTAACTGCAATTAATGGTGAATCTGGTAAAGCTTGGGATGTTTCTGAAGAGATTAATCTCAATCACATAAAAAGCCGCATTCAGCATCTAGAGTTAGAGCTCTCTACGGCTCTTCGTTCCTTGAGGTCTGAAAGGGAGAACATGACAGAGGAG GTAGATGGAATCTCTGTCGGTGATTTTCAGAAGCTTTCTGATGAACGAGAGTTCCAAGAGAATGAGTTCATGAGTGCGCAGGAGCGGTTGCGCTCAATGCGAGCCAAGATGGCTATATTAGAAGGGAAAATGGCAATGGCAATAAC TGATGCACAAAAGATAGTGGAAAAGAAGCAGGAACAGATATATAGAGCCCATAAAGCCATACAACATCTGCGGGATACATGCATAGTGTGGCATAATTCTGCTTCAGAGGTCCTATTAACTGGATCTTTTGATGGATGGACAACTCAG TCAAATGGGCGCCTTGATTGCAGCGGAAGATGGAGAAATCAGAGACAGGAATCTTTTCTGTGA
- the LOC140980072 gene encoding protein NRT1/ PTR FAMILY 4.6-like, producing MEVENQLARTWDGYVDWRGKPALMSKHGGMRPVFFVLVAEVLENLAYLANASNLVLYLSEYMHFAPSESANSVTNFMGTAFLLALLGGFLSDAFFTTYHVYLTSAIVEFLGLVILTIQAEIGSLKPTKCDPSNQNIPCRKVHGTKAAMLFLGLYLVALGVGGIKGSLPSHGAEQFDEDTPQGRKQRSTFFNYFVFSLACGALVAVTLVVWIEDNKGWQWGFGVATLAVFLSIPVFLAGSLWYRNRIPVGSPLTTICKVLIAASMNACMLSSTSSKVIVNMTTSPSEDLALEDERAAENEKIMNTADSASKSLKFLDRAAAQNSASGMLKCSVREVEEVKIVLSVLPIFACTIMLNCCLAQLSTFSVQQAATMNTKFGSLKVPPASLPVFPVIFIIILAPIYDHVIIPFARKVTKSEMGITHLQRIGTGLLLSIIAMAVAALVEIKRKRVATDSGLLDSTRPLPISFFWIAFQYLFLGSADLFTLAGLLEFFFTEAPSSMRSLATALSWASLAMGYYLSTMIVSIVNSATGDSRHKPWLSGENLNGYHLERFYWLLCILSVLNIIHYLFWATRYKYRSAGTNK from the exons ATG GAAGTGGAGAACCAGTTGGCCAGAACTTGGGACGGGTATGTGGATTGGAGGGGGAAGCCTGCTTTGATGAGCAAACATGGCGGCATGCGACCTGTTTTCTTCGTTTTGg TTGCGGAGGTGTTAGAGAATTTGGCATATTTAGCAAATGCAAGCAACTTAGTGCTGTACCTATCGGAATACATGCATTTTGCACCGTCAGAATCAGCCAATTCCGTCACCAATTTTATGGGCACGGCGTTTCTTTTGGCCCTTCTCGGCGGCTTCCTCTCCGACGCCTTCTTCACCACTTATCACGTCTACTTGACAAGTGCAATCGTCGAGTTTCTG GGTCTGGTAATACTCACAATTCAAGCAGAAATCGGATCCCTGAAGCCCACAAAATGTGACCCATCCAACCAAAACATCCCCTGCCGGAAAGTGCATGGAACAAAGGCTGCAATGCTCTTCTTAGGCCTCTATCTAGTAGCACTCGGAGTCGGAGGCATTAAGGGGTCATTGCCATCCCATGGAGCCGAACAGTTCGATGAAGACACACCGCAAGGAAGGAAGCAAAGATCGACTTTCTTCAACTATTTCGTGTTTTCCCTCGCGTGTGGTGCACTAGTTGCCGTTACGTTGGTTGTGTGGATAGAAGATAACAAGGGTTGGCAATGGGGATTTGGGGTTGCCACGTTGGCCGTGTTTTTGTCCATACCGGTGTTTCTTGCTGGTTCTTTGTGGTACCGGAATAGGATTCCTGTTGGAAGCCCACTCACAACTATATGCAAG GTTCTGATTGCTGCATCGATGAATGCTTGCATGCTAAGCAGTACTTCAAGCAAAGTCATCGTTAATATGACCACAAGCCCGTCTGAAGATTTGGCCTTGGAGGACGAACGAGCTGCAGAGAATGAGAAGATCATGAATACAGCTGATTCTGCCTCAAAAAGCCTCAAATTTCTGGACAGAGCAGCTGCTCAAAACTCGGCCAGTGGTATGCTAAAATGCTCGGTACGAGAAGTGGAAGAAGTCAAGATTGTCCTGTCGGTCCTCCCCATTTTTGCTTGCACCATCATGCTTAATTGCTGTCTTGCTCAGCTCTCCACATTCTCAGTTCAACAGGCTGCCACCATGAACACAAAATTCGGTTCCTTAAAAGTCCCCCCTGCTTCTCTTCCCGTGTTCCCCGTGATATTCATCATTATTCTTGCCCCCATATATGACCACGTGATCATCCCATTTGCTAGAAAAGTGACGAAATCTGAGATGGGGATAACTCACCTACAGCGAATAGGAACAGGCTTACTCCTCTCCATCATAGCCATGGCTGTGGCTGCTCTGGTTGAGATCAAACGGAAGCGGGTAGCAACCGATTCAGGCCTACTCGACTCCACCAGGCCTTTGCCCATTTCATTTTTCTGGATCGCGTTTCAGTACTTGTTCCTTGGATCAGCTGATCTCTTCACCTTAGCAGGGCTACTTGAATTTTTCTTCACAGAAGCGCCTTCTAGCATGAGATCTTTGGCTACTGCTCTATCTTGGGCTTCACTAGCTATGGGGTATTACTTGAGCACCATGATTGTATCAATAGTAAACAGCGCCACTGGTGATTCGAGACACAAGCCATGGCTTTCAGGTGAGAATTTGAACGGCTACCACTTGGAGCGATTCTACTGGCTATTATGCATACTGAGTGTATTGAATATCATACATTATCTCTTCTGGGCTACCAGATACAAGTACAGATCAGCAGGGACTAACAAGTAA